The stretch of DNA TTGCAGGAGATCGCTGCCCTTTCTGGAATGCTGCAGAGGTCTACTACTCTGTTCAGTGGTGAGGTCTGCTGCTGCCCTGCAAGTTAGTTCCATCTCAATCTCTGATCAGTAATCCAGTTGTTACAGCCTCTAACAGAAAGTTCTTTGATTCTTCCATCCTGCTTCTCTTTCTTTGTGGGCATCTCTCCCGTGCAACTTGTCCATTGACCATAGGAGGAGGAAATTGTTCTTTGGTTCATTCTCTGTCACAATGGACGACGGAGCTGACCTCCCCTGCCAATTGCTCTTCTCCCACCCGGAGGTGCCTGGCAGCTTCGACGAGCTCTTCAACAGCGCCACAACGACCTGCACCCACACGCACAGCTGCAACCCTCCCGGCCCGTCGGGCCCCATGCACACCCACACGTGCCTGCACACGCACACCCAGGTCTtcgccggcggcgccgaggaCGACGACGCCAGAGAGGACCCGGCCAAGCCACGGAGACCGTTGGGGAACCGGGAGGCCGTGCGCAAGTACCGGGAGAAGAAGAAGGCGCACGCGGCCTTCTTGGAGGAGGAGGTCAAGAAGCTCCGAGCCGCCAACCAGCAGCTCCTGAGGAGGCTGCAGGACCATGCTGCACTGGAGGCAGAGGTGGTGAGGCTCAGGAGCCTCCTGCTCGATGTCCGGGGCAAGATTGACGCTGAGGTCAGCGCGTCCCCTTTCCAGAAGCCGTGCAGTGTTGGCTCTGTGGTGTCTGCTGATCCTGCTCCGTGCTTCAATGGCAACTCTGAGGTAGCAGGAGCCTGGGAGGAGAGCTTCGTACCTTCAGCTGCAGATTGCAGGATAGATGAAGGGGGCGGCGTGTCACGAGAAATTGATGTTCCAGAAGGTTTGCATCATTCCATGGATGTTGTTGCAAACTTTGTGAGTTCTGATTCTCTGGCTGAATGATCGTTTGCCTGATTGGCAGCTTTTTTTTTTAACCTCTGCCAGCTTCTTTGATCTTACTTCAGAGATCAATTCTCATGGAATAAAAGAATGATGAACTGACGATAGACTAGAAGTTTAGAACTATCTTTGATGTACTATATGGTTTGTGAACAATGTACGGAATACTTGTACTTGTATAGTAGCACTGGAAATATAAAAACTGCAGATACCTAAGACATTCTGCAAAATTCTTGTCAAATTGTCAATGAAGTGTAATTGATTTCTGATTTGAAATTTGTTTGTATTCAGCTGAAATTCTCTGAGACTACTTTACTGATAAAATGCACTGCACACAGAGTGCACTGAATTTACTGGGCACACTGAATTTGCTAACGATGTGGGGAAAATAGGGCAAGGTTGTGGTGTTCAACTGTTTGGAGCAATTCAGTAATTTCTTGGTCAAATTTGAATTGAACAGGTGTCAGGATTCTGCAGCAAAGAGCAAGGTATGATCTCAGGCTCATTCAACGGAGTTCGGTATTATTCTGCTGTCTGCTCTCATCTGCTTTGAAAGACCCCTTTTTTTTTGGAATCGTGCTTTGGTAGAACTACTATCGCTAATCATTGAACCAATGAATATATTGGTCCTGCATAAATGCACTATAACAATTCGCTGGCATTACTACTACTTGGGTTTTTTTTCAGATAGCTATCTGATCTCACTAGTCTGAGATTCATACTTGTCTTCAGCCTTGTTCCTCTGGATTCAGCATGCTCAGAATGTATCATGTGTGCGGTACtggtttgaaaagaaaaacgtACGAAGCCATGGAGGGTATCGTACGAACCGATATCAGATACTGAAGATCATGTCAACTGATATCCGTTCGTACAATAATCATGCCAACTCGGTTCGTACACCAAAATGGCTGTATGAACTTGGAAGGTCATATCAACTGTTGCTGCACAATAATCACGGAACCATTTCATCATCTTGATACAATTTCTGCTCAGGCATTTATGTATCACGCCTTGAAGTGCTTTTGTGAAACAGAAATTTAAACATCGGATGCATTTTTCGGCAGTATAAATTTTGTGGTCGAAGTGTTTAGAGAACTATAGAAACACAATTTGTCTATATGGTTAAATGTAAACATCTGACATAATCTGGAATTACGAAAATGGAAATGAGCTCACCACAAATTATATCATATTTATAAAAGTAAACAAACCCTGCTTATTCAGTATGAAACCCGAATGTAGTTTTTTAAAAAGAAACTCGGGCCGCCATTTTGGCTGCCTGAACTTTTATTACCGAGAGAACAATTTACAAGGGGGGCAAGGAGGACTTTGCAGAGTGTTACATCTTACATGGGGAAATAGGAAGAAGGAAGGCACAAGAAACTGCCGACTAATCAAACATATCCACGATCCACTAGAGGATTTACAGGCTATAATACAGATAGATTTTGAAAAAAATCTAACTCTATCTCTAATCATAAATCCGTGCTTTTCTCGAACACTAATCATAAATCCATGTGCCTTAGCACCTTGCTGGGTGACTCGCTAGATGTAAGCGTTCAATGAAGAAAATCTTGTTCTTGAAGTAAGAGTCTGAATTGACGTCGTTTTTGTAGTTCTGCCATTCTGTGTATCTTTGATTCGTGTGTGCCACAAACACTATGGATTGTCATCTCCATCATTGACAGTTCCAGAAAATATAGTCCGATTATTGATGGCTAACCACTCCTCTTTGACTGCATAATCACACTCCAAAAACAACAAAACATGTCACGATCTGttaatttacttatctttgagaCCATTCATCTTCACTTGCAACTACATGATTTTAAAATAAGCAGATACCTTTTCCAGCACCATCGGTGGATTATTTACTTGGCTTTCTAGAAAAACCCTACGGGTTGTTTAGGGAGGTGGCGCCTCATGACGTGATTTTACACGGGTGCACGTATCCAATCAGTTGACCAGATTATTAGCGTGTTTCTTTACTCCATGTATGTGTCCACCAAACGTTGCATACGTTACTGCACAACCAACAGCTGTTGAGATTGAATAAGCAGATGGCAAATTCGACATGAAACATGAACAGTTTCAACTGAGTTTACCTACGTCATGCGAGTTCAAAGTTCCAAGGAGTGCAATCCGCTCTCTTTTGGCACTTTTCAAATGCCTAGAGGTGAGCACGAGACGTCGAAGAACGTCTTCCCATGAACAAAGCAAAGACCCATTAACCAAAGGCATAGTGCTCTACTGTTTTACTGAGTGGCTTACCTCTGGTCTGTGTTACCGTGAGCAGTAAAAGGCAACTACACGACGAAAAAAGTTGAATGAAACACCATGTTGAATTGTCGATGCACATCAATTATCAAATGATGCAGATGCAGGTTCAAGCACATATTTTAAATGTATGGCATGGTAGAGCTGCCAAAGTTGGCTTCTTAACACTAGGCACGGCCCGTATGGCCGTATGGAAATGGAACCAGCCTCACGAAATTTTTGCAAAGAGAAGCAGACAGGCGTCAGCAAACTGTTGCAAAAGAATACGCACCCGACATGAAGAAACACTGATTGGCACCGCCCATCACCTTCACCGATAGGAGGATTGGACGGACACAAACCGTGTCCTTTTGGCTCCGTGAGAGGGAGTGTAGGTGAAAGAGAAAACTGGCTCCAGTAAACAGTATTTTGTATTTGTCCGAAGGAGTCGGAGCGGGCCGAAGCTCTTCCTGAAGCATGAACAAGCCATGAAGCCAGTCAATCTGCACTGGTACAGGCGTCCCTTTCAAGTTTCAACTTCTAGAGGAGCTCCGACCAACCATCAAGCAGCAGTGATGTCCTCGTGTCGAGGACCAAAGATATCTACATGCACAGACAACCCCTCTGCCAAGATAGTGATGCTGAGGCAATTTGCTTAAAATGTATAGAATTAAGAGCAGCGTGTAAAATATTCAATGTCTGGTCCATTTTGGAACAAGTTAATCATCGCTCAAAATTTGCTGCAGACAAAGAAGTTCAATCAGTCATCACATGCGATTTGCAGTCAATTCACGGTGGTCAGAACTCCGGTCTACACAGGGTTGCCAATGGTGCTACTGAGGGAGAGAAGGAAAGATGTAAAACTACAGAAAGTATTCTTCATGTAAAAAAAAAACTGAAGTACTACAATTCTCGATGATGGTGGGTTCTAAAAGTTCTCTATTTCCACGGTAGGTTGGTGCTAGTTACAAAATCTTTCCATCATTTCAAATGCTGCGCTCTCCAGTCAACCGCAAAATCTGTGTTGTCATCCTCTTCATCACTTGATGCATCGCTACTGGACTCCGTGTCCATACCTACAGGTTTGCTATTTACTTTAGCAGTACGGGCAGCTTTTGACTCTACAAGCTGTTTCTTCAACATATCTACTCGCTGCCTGTACTCCCTGTGTACAAATGAAAAGATGGTCACAATAAAAACCACGTGTAACAGGATCAATCTGCAGCAGCCATCAGGGATGTGAATAAGTATCTTACTGTTGCTCTAGAGTCAAGTACTCCTCCCTCTCAGCAGCAGCATCGATCTGCAGCATAAATGCAAAGTTTGCTCATATCGGCAGTGTGGAGTTAATATCTATAATTATAGGCACGTATTCTTTTTCACCGTAAGCATAGAATGTAGAATTCAAGTTAGCCTAACCTCCTCTTCTTCAAGGCGATCATCAACTTCCTGCAAGTCCTCTTGAATTTCCTTCTCGAATTCTTTGTATGCATCACTGTACAAGAATTTTTATGAATTAGCAAGATAATGTTAGTGTACATAACAAGAACCACGTATAATAATAATTTACTAAGTCTATACTGCTGCAGATTTTGATCTTGACTTATGCAAAAATGCAAAACAGGTGTGGAAATAACAATACATGACTTGGTTTACAAATCATCCTCATGCTGTTAAATTATGCTGATCAGCACACTGCAAAGCGACAAGATCGTAAAATGCTATTCAAAGTATAACCAGTCAATCCTGGTTATTTATCGAATTTAAAATTGCCAAAGGAACAGGGCAATACATGATTAATTAGGGGTTGTTCTGATGAAAAAGGCCATGGATTCTAGATGCAATGCAAATGCAAGAGGTGACCATGAAAACTTACTTCATGTCAACTTTTTGAGGTTGGATACCACGTGCCCGGAGATCAGCATCTTTGTTATCAAAGAAACCTTCAGGCAATGATGCTTTCACTTGAGCAGTTCCTGAACTCTTTGCATCTTTAGACAATGAACTGGGTTCACTGGATTGCGTGCTGTTGCCAGTTTTGCTGTTATCAAAGAAGCCATCAGGGACACCTTTCACCTGCATGTGATTGGAATTAGCGATCTCTCCAGATGTACTAAGTTCGTTaggagcaggagctggagcTTCATCTTCATCTGCATAGTCGAAAAAATTCCCTGGAAGGATTCCTTTGGCATTGGTATTGGTATGACTCCCTTTCTTTGCCATTTGATCTGGCCTAACAGATGGTTTATCTGTGCTTGCATCATTGGCCTTCGGTTGAGTAACAGCAACTTCACGGCGCACAGACCTTCCTTCAGGACCAGTATCTAGTTATCGAAGTTGTTGAATTAGTGGAGATAAGCATCATATTACACTGTAGCATACTGGTACAAGTAGGAAGCTATACCAATAATACATCTGTTTTATATGTTCCATAAAACAAAATGTGCAAAACCCCTTCAGTATAACTTTAAGATTAATGTGCTTTATTCAGATATTGTAAAATATCTAAAACAACTTCATGATGTATTAAATCCTACACCATGTTTCACTTAACATAGTGGCACACTTACAGATTTAATGATTTATCAGATACAGTTAGGAATGTAATTGCAATTTATTGGTAGAGTTAAATAAGATTAACAATTGGCATACAGAGATTAAAATGATACGTCAACATATATGTTTTATGAGAAAATACAGTCCAAATAGATTACATTGCACAACTCTCTAGTCTATAGAAACATGGCATCTGTGCAAAGAGTACATAGATGTCTTAAGAAAAACGTAAGGCGGACATTGGACCAGTGGCAGACCAAAAGGAAAATTCAGTCAACCAGATGTAGCTTAGGCAAAAGAAGAAAATTAATTTCCATGATAATGATAATGCATCTGACTTACAACCACAGAAACATGACATTGAAAACAATAGAAGAAAAATGCTCACATAGTATACTATAGAGCTAGTTAATTTTACGCTATTTGGAGAAGGGAGGTCGTTTGGTATTCTCACCATCATTTTGCCTTTTTGTTCCCTGATTATCAAAAAAATTGGTAGGTAGTGAGGTAGATTTTTGCTTGTGAGACTCCACTGGTTGTTCCTGCTTGGTATTATTGCCTCGAGATCCTGCACCTGCTGCAACCTTAGCAGTTGCTGCAGCTTTTGCCTGTTATCAAAATACAAGCTCAGTTCAGAAGCAGTAAGGAAAGGCACCTTCAATAGCAAATACACTTCGAATGCACAGTGTATGAATGCAATTTCATAAACTATCAGCTCATTCTTGGAGCGATTAAATTATACTTAGTATCTATCTCAACACAGAAATCATGTTCAGGCAACTCTTGTGGAAAGACAAGTATTCTATTTGATAGTAAGCAATAACTACAGACAACATAGATAAGGGAAAATAATGGTTTTCACCGTAGATAATATGCTATTGACTACGGTTAATACAGATAAAACATTTACCACCGAAACTCTGAAAGAGTAACCAGAATTTTTTTATAGAAAAGAAACCCACATCAAAGCAATCCTTAGAATAAGACAGTAGACAGAGGGTAGACCATTGGACTGCCATAAACACATGAATAAATAGGCATGAAACTTCTTCCGTAGTCTATGGAAGTTCAGAGGTGTGCTCAGAGGGGTTCAAATTAAATGGCTACCAAAAGAAACAAAACAATATAGGCGTCAAATATGTATTTGTACTGGCACTGTTTAGTTTCATATGGAACTAGCTATACAAGCAGAGAAAACCACGACTTCTGCTTACGACACTTCCTTCTTTTCCCTAAATGAAGTGATGGATAATACTAAGTTTCACATAGGATATCACAGCATAGTATAATGTGTATTGTGTGTCACTGCCTTTAAACATCCACTCGAATTATCCTCTCAACATGGCCAGCACCCACACTACAAGTCAACCAATGTTCTCAATTTGTCCAAGTAGCCAGCTTAGCCGCGATTAGTCGATGATCAATGGCATACTAGTGtattactccctccgttccaaaatgtaggtcgttttggcttttctagattcatagtgtttgctatgcacctagatataacatatgtctaggtgcatagcaaaagtTATGAACCTAGAAAAGCTAAAACAACCaacattttggaacggagggagtacctaTTATATACACTATATATGACATACAGGGCCTGGTCAGTATATGGACCTCAAGAGTAGCATTGACTAATCGACAATTAGTTGTCCAGATTGATTGCCCGGTGGCCAACAATTTTACCTCATGATGTTTCCGTGACACTTGGTGCGCGGGCCAAAGTGCTTCAGACTTCAAAGTAATATTGCAGACTCTGCATATGGGCTGATCAAATTCATTATACCTGCACAAGGTTATACAACTTATAGATGTCAATCCGTTAGTTCATACTAGCATTATTTAATTAAGATCCGGGGTACAATGTGAGGAACATTTTCAGTTTGTAGCTATAACTTAAAACTAGTTCTGATCTTACACGTGTGCTGTGAAGGTCTATGACAACCTCTGTAGAATAAATGAATGATGAAAGATGCTGGAATTCACTGTCCACTCTAAACTAATTTTTCTGATGACATTTCGGCTATCGAATGCATTAGCATACATACCATGAGAGTGTAAAATATTGATTCAGGGAGCTATACAGTACTTCGGAGCTATTGTCTACTGGCTAGAGTGAATCAACAAGTCTACTTGTTAGAGGTTTACGCACCACTACCTAGACCCTCACAATTCGCGGCTGTTCATCAGAATGCCCTAGGGTTTATACCTCGTACCAATACGGCAGCCAACCCAATCATCCCGAGTCCCAACCACGGAACCTAGCGGCAGGATTCCGAAGCCCAACCCAGAACCAAACCAAAGACACGgatcgagagagagagagagagagccggAGCGGAACCTGACGAGCGAGGGGTCGATGCGCCGCTGCTGCTTCTCCTTGGTCTCGCGGAGCTTCGCGCGGAAGATGGCCTTCCTCTGATCCATGCGGGCAAGGCCGTCCCCCGGAACAGGAAGGGTctcgccctcgccctcgcccGCGGCGGGATACggcagctggtggcgcggttCCGTCCTCGTCTAGAAGGTTCTGAAGAAACGGGAGCTGTCGTGGCAGGAAGGCACTGGCAGCGGGGGGAAGGAACAGGACGGGGGCGGTTGTTGGGCCAAGCAGATCAGGCGGGCTGAAACCGCCAACAGGGTCTTGTTTCGCGCGCGTTGGTTTGGGAGGCCTGCGATTTCTGCGGATTCTTCGGCCCAGTACACACACGCACTCGAAGTCGAAGACCTCTGTTCTCTTCTTCTCTGCGTGCTGCGTGCGTgagggtgggggggggggctcgcccgcgcgctcgccggcggggGGAGGGgcgcccggggggggggggggggaggtgttcgcgcgcgcgctcgccggcggggggagggggggctgGCGCGCTCGCCGGccagcgcgggggggggggggggggggggggcgcaaatgcgcgccgccgccgggggggcggggggcagatccgcgccgccgccggggggtggggcggggcggcgcgcgctcACCGGCCGGGGGTGGGGCAGATCCGCCGCaaccccggggggggggggggggttgggggCGCGGCAGAGGGCAGAGgtgagccgccgccggcggtgcccgggggggggggggggggcggcggcagaggggagaggggcggtGGCTCACCTGCAGGCGGGCGTTGGGGGGGGGTGACGGGGGTGACGGGCAGCAGTGCTAGCGCGCGCGCGTCCCGCGTCCGCTCGGTTTCACCGAGCCGCATGGTTCCGCGTCCGAAGGTATATTCCCGTTTTGGACCCGCTCCGTTCTACCCTTCCTCAACcaaaaaatggtaaaaatggaACCGGTCGGACGAGGTTGGACGAGGTGGTAGGAGAGCAGTCATCAGTCGACAGATTAACCTTCCCTTTCGCATACTAAGTGTAGTCTGTTTTGATTGACGATTTGCAAGGTCAACACTAGCAAGTTGAAGATGCCACCTCCCCGCCTTTCGCTCTACGGCTGGAATCGGAATACTCCATGTTAGTGTGCCGGGCATATCGGACAGGACTCGAAAGAACGGACACGGTAATTTGGCCCGTCTCAGCTCCTGGCAAATCGGCAACAGGCCTAACAGTAGTCGCTCAGAATTTTCTGAACAGGAAATGAACACGCCCAGCTAAACATGCTTCGCATCTTTTAAGCAACATACATCCGAGTAAAATTGCGTTAAAACCTAGAGACTGGCGCTAGGGCTGTACATGCATTGAAGTATAAGACCGTCCAAAATGCAGTTGCATTTGCAGGAGCTAGACGAACCGCTAGCAAGTTGACAGTTCGCTCCATAAACGGCAGTTGAGCGTAATTCGGACAAAAGTTCAAAACAAAAGGGAGGCGAACGTTTTCATCTTGTAGTTGTTGTCCGATGCACTAGTACGCAGGTGTGCAGGACAAACTCATCACCAGCCACCGCCGCTGCCGGAGCCCCAGCCGCTCCCACCATCCTGTGCTGATACGGCTTTTTTAGCGCTGCCCCATCCTGAGTCGTTAGAgccaccagcagctgctccccAGCCCCCTCCACTTCCACCACCAGCACCGTCAGTACCACCGGCCGCTGTTCCCCAGCCACCTCCACCACTGTTGTTATCACCACCAGCTCCACCCCATCCAGCAGCATCCCCACCCCCAGATCCTCCGCCACTACCACCAGCACCCCAGGAGGAGCCACCACTGCCACCTGTGCCCCATCCACCTCCGCCACTGCCAATGTTATCTGTCCAGCCTCCACCATTGTCATCATTGCCAAAGTTGCCACGACCACGCCCACGTCCTCGTCCACGACCACCAGAGTTGTTCCTTGAATCGAACCTCCCTCCTATTTTAAAGGGGGAAAAACAAGAGTTATAGTGTTCATGAATTTCTGAGGATCTACTAACATATTAAAAAATGTTGGTCAAATCACATGCAACTGTCAGAAAATATATTCAGATAAAGATGGTTAATTTCCCAGGCAACCAGATGAGTAGCACGTTCTTCAGAAAAGGTTTCTAAAGCATCAGACTCGCACAACAGAAGTGGCATGGGAACTAACAATAAAAATGCCACTGCTAGCTTTAATGGACTCCAGCAAACCATAAGAACAATAGTACCAAGTACTTGATGAGTATAAAATCTTAATCTATGTGAGGCAACTTGAAGAGTGAGATGGCTAAGAAATTGATGCATATGAACTTGGTGAACACTAGTGAGCAAATAATCACTGACCTGATCTTCCAGAGAATGATCTATCCCTGTCGTTATTGCTATCTCCCCTCCATCCATCGTTTGCACCACCTGCACCACCACCGGAACCCCAAGCTGAATTTTTCATAGGTACCATAGCAGCAACATTTCGCATGGATGGTCCGGCATCTGGTGGTGGTTTATCAATATTCTTCTGGAAATATGACACAAGGCGATCGATGTTGTCAAAGTCTCTCTTCCGGAATCTGAAGCCCTTTGGGTATAACCCAACATATTCATGATGTGGATTTGTACTCCTAATATATGACAATATAAAGGTGCCAGGATGTTCGTGAGATATGCCAAAGCTATATACTATTCTCATAGGGTTCTCTGCCTTCTCTGCTCTTAACAACTCATCAACCTCATTTTTTAACCCTTTCCTGAATTTACGGTAGGAGAGCATGCTTTTCAGGTGCCCTACCAACGGGTCCACATATCTGTCTATAACCTGTAGATTCATATAAAAAAGGGTTATTCAGATAAACAATGAATGAACACCAATGTAACTGCAGTAGAATTTTGTCAGAAAAGATGAATGTGAACAACTGGATCTGACATAAGTTAAATGAGAAGAGGCAGGCGAGTGAGAGGATTGTCAGGTACACCAACCTCATCAAGGTCTTCAAAAGTTTCATTGTCAATTGTTAGTGTTTTTCCTAGGCGAAGCAAACTTGTTATATCTTTGTGATCCTTCCCACCTTCAGTTATCTCCTTGTGCGCAAAAACACCATCAAAAATTTTCAAGGTAAGAGTCAAAAATGATGGTCCCCGAGAACTTGGCCGGATGACCTTCTCACCAGGCTCTTTATCTGATAAGAACTGTTTCAGTAGAAGAGAGTTCTGATTAGATACGCATAGCATACCAGCAGAGAAGAAAGAAGTACAGCGTGCATAACAGATTCGGTTTAACAAGGCAGCAAACCTGCATGGCTTCCTCAGCTGTCAGGTTCTGAAAGTGAGGGTGAACAATCATCCGGGGCTTGAAATGTTTCTTTGCAAGTTCCTTTTGTTTCCGAGCCTTATCCTCTACAGTCTGTGAGGTCAAGTCTTGTTCATGATAGTAAGGGTCTTGATCACCTCTGGAGAATGGTCTTCTCCTCATTTCACTAGCCTTGCATGTTAGGTAAACCATGAACCTATTTTTATTCACATTCCTAATTTTGCCGGTTAACACATCACCTTCGTGTAACTGCGATGATTCTGGATCAAATCCCTCATCAGAATAGTTGTCTGCCATAACTATGGCCTTCAAACCAGAATCAAAGGTGCAGATAATTTTGTTCTCTTGTATATTACGAACAGTTACTTGAACAATCCTTCCCTCAGATATGGTATCTTCAGTTTCACCAGAAAGCATCCAGAATTCCTCATCTGGGCTAGGCTCGGTATACAGGGTCCTCCAGTCAGAGAAACCACACACCAGTTCATCCATTATGTCGCACAGTGTTTCTTTTTTACGGAATTCCTCTGGAAGAGACTTTATATATTCGTCAATGTTAAGACGCTTAAGATTACGTGGGTCTTCTCTAACATGCTCAATCGCCATCTCTTGTTCATCGTCGTCCATCTCATTCACTTCATGTGGAGCATCCTCGGCATAGACATCCTTAGCCAAATTTTTTGCCAATACATATGATTCAGGATGGATCCTTGTATCCTCAAGCAGATCAATGATCTGAGCACTGGCTGCAGCTGCACCACTCCGCCGTACACGTAAGAACCCAGAAGCATTCATGAATACTTTCCTGCCTAGAGGCTTTACAAGCTCCTTGCGACTAAAAATTGATCCCTCTCTTACCAGATCTTTCTGCAAAGCTGAAGCTTTGCGCGGACCCAGACCAGCAATAAACTGTAAAGTCGAGAAATGCCACTCATGGCTAGCAGCAAGATTAACATCAAACCCTATCTGATTTGTTGCATCAACCATTACTTGCTCAACAACATCATATTTCTCATCAGGAGTAAGGAAGTGTTCAAGCGCGTGCAGTTTCCAAGAGAGTATCTCTTTTCCAGGTCCACATAGTGTTGCAATCATTGCCAATGGATTCTGAAGATAACGTCCAAGTGCCACAGCACGCTTCACAATACCTGTACCATGGTTGAGACATAAAGACAGAACGGCTGTTAATAAGGTACATATCAGAAGAGAACAGTAAATCACCATGTTGCTACTATACCTGATTGGCCAGGAAGTTGATCCGAAGATATTCGTGAGTTCTCATACAAGCGAGGCACAGACTCGTCACCATAGACGATGCTAAAATTTTCCATTTGTGGGTTAACATCCCTTGGATGATCTTCTACAATTCTAAAAATAACCTAACACAAGGATAAATGAAATTTAAAATAGACTTCCACAACAGCTATTAAGAGAGCATAAATGAAAATTTCACCAACCAGCTCTATACCCACAAGCAATGGGATATGGAAATATGTTCACATTTATAGCAACTGTAGTCGGCGCTACAAATGCAAAGCCTCATAACCATGGAGACAACCACATAGAGCCATACTAGGCTACCATAATATCTAGCAACGTTTGGTATGCAACATAGTAGAAGAACTAGGGATATAAGCAAACTAAACAGCAACAATCATGCCAGGAAATATGCAGTTAGAATTTTTCTTATGAAGGAACAATATATTGGGACAAGCCTACAAGGAACCCAGGACTCCAGGAGACAATGACTAGAAAACCAGGGGAAGAAAAATGCTGCATGGAGGAAAGACAATAACTGAACATATATGGAGTTCTGGAAGGCAAGGTGAACACAGGAGATTGTAACTACAAAACCAGCTGCAACAAAATGTCTGCAAATGCTGCTAGTAACACCATCTCCATATAATGGTAAATTCATTATATGCCACTGGGATAAACTCTAATCCCAGATCTGCCACAGCTAAAACAAATATCCCAT from Panicum hallii strain FIL2 chromosome 3, PHallii_v3.1, whole genome shotgun sequence encodes:
- the LOC112884619 gene encoding basic leucine zipper 23-like isoform X5; protein product: MDDGADLPCQLLFSHPEVPGSFDELFNSATTTCTHTHSCNPPGPSGPMHTHTCLHTHTQVFAGGAEDDDAREDPAKPRRPLGNREAVRKYREKKKAHAAFLEEEVKKLRAANQQLLRRLQDHAALEAEVVRLRSLLLDVRGKIDAEVSASPFQKPCSVGSVVSADPAPCFNGNSEVAGAWEESFVPSAADCRIDEGGGVSREIDVPEGLHHSMDVVANFSALNLLGTLNLLTMWGK
- the LOC112884619 gene encoding basic leucine zipper 23-like isoform X3; protein product: MDDGADLPCQLLFSHPEVPGSFDELFNSATTTCTHTHSCNPPGPSGPMHTHTCLHTHTQVFAGGAEDDDAREDPAKPRRPLGNREAVRKYREKKKAHAAFLEEEVKKLRAANQQLLRRLQDHAALEAEVVRLRSLLLDVRGKIDAEVSASPFQKPCSVGSVVSADPAPCFNGNSEVAGAWEESFVPSAADCRIDEGGGVSREIDVPEECTEFTGHTEFANDVGKIGQGCGVQLFGAIQ
- the LOC112884619 gene encoding basic leucine zipper 23-like isoform X6, which encodes MDDGADLPCQLLFSHPEVPGSFDELFNSATTTCTHTHSCNPPGPSGPMHTHTCLHTHTQVFAGGAEDDDAREDPAKPRRPLGNREAVRKYREKKKAHAAFLEEEVKKLRAANQQLLRRLQDHAALEAEVVRLRSLLLDVRGKIDAEVSASPFQKPCSVGSVVSADPAPCFNGNSEVAGAWEESFVPSAADCRIDEGGGVSREIDVPEGVRILQQRASLVPLDSACSECIMCAVLV
- the LOC112884619 gene encoding basic leucine zipper 23-like isoform X7; this encodes MDDGADLPCQLLFSHPEVPGSFDELFNSATTTCTHTHSCNPPGPSGPMHTHTCLHTHTQVFAGGAEDDDAREDPAKPRRPLGNREAVRKYREKKKAHAAFLEEEVKKLRAANQQLLRRLQDHAALEAEVVRLRSLLLDVRGKIDAEVSASPFQKPCSVGSVVSADPAPCFNGNSEVAGAWEESFVPSAADCRIDEGGGVSREIDVPEGVRILQQRAR
- the LOC112884619 gene encoding basic leucine zipper 23-like isoform X2 encodes the protein MDDGADLPCQLLFSHPEVPGSFDELFNSATTTCTHTHSCNPPGPSGPMHTHTCLHTHTQVFAGGAEDDDAREDPAKPRRPLGNREAVRKYREKKKAHAAFLEEEVKKLRAANQQLLRRLQDHAALEAEVVRLRSLLLDVRGKIDAEVSASPFQKPCSVGSVVSADPAPCFNGNSEVAGAWEESFVPSAADCRIDEGGGVSREIDVPEGVRILQQRARYDLRLIQRSSVLFCCLLSSALKDPFFFGIVLW
- the LOC112884619 gene encoding basic leucine zipper 23-like isoform X4, with the protein product MDDGADLPCQLLFSHPEVPGSFDELFNSATTTCTHTHSCNPPGPSGPMHTHTCLHTHTQVFAGGAEDDDAREDPAKPRRPLGNREAVRKYREKKKAHAAFLEEEVKKLRAANQQLLRRLQDHAALEAEVVRLRSLLLDVRGKIDAEVSASPFQKPCSVGSVVSADPAPCFNGNSEVAGAWEESFVPSAADCRIDEGGGVSREIDVPEGLHHSMDVVANFVSGFCSKEQDSYLISLV
- the LOC112884619 gene encoding basic leucine zipper 23-like isoform X1 is translated as MDDGADLPCQLLFSHPEVPGSFDELFNSATTTCTHTHSCNPPGPSGPMHTHTCLHTHTQVFAGGAEDDDAREDPAKPRRPLGNREAVRKYREKKKAHAAFLEEEVKKLRAANQQLLRRLQDHAALEAEVVRLRSLLLDVRGKIDAEVSASPFQKPCSVGSVVSADPAPCFNGNSEVAGAWEESFVPSAADCRIDEGGGVSREIDVPEGLHHSMDVVANFVSGFCSKEQALFLWIQHAQNVSCVRYWFEKKNVRSHGGYRTNRYQILKIMSTDIRSYNNHANSVRTPKWLYELGRSYQLLLHNNHGTISSS